The following is a genomic window from Nicotiana tabacum cultivar K326 chromosome 3, ASM71507v2, whole genome shotgun sequence.
AAGGTAACCAAATGTAAATACGTGGCTAACATCTTATTAACTTGAATTTTCTTACCAATGggtatattaatattatattttataagaTAACACTatagacaaaaagaaagaaagaaagaaagaaagaaaggaacgAAGGTAATATTAATACTATATTTTGCAAGATAACTATACTATAGATAAAAAAATTAAGGTCTCGTACTAAAATTTGACTTGAGGCCACGAGTTTTATTAAGACGTCTTTAGAATAGAAATAGAAACCAGCAGCAAAGAAGGACGTAAGTATGTCTTTGTCTTTTCCAACATGGCTAGAAGAAGCCTTTTCCGCCTTTAAAATGAAGCCATGCAGTCGAATGTGAGACGCCGTGAAGTGGCAGTAAGTAAGTAATACTCCCTACTACAAATTAAACCTTTAGTAATAACACTAATAATGAAGAAGAATTTCTTTTTTtctaaaggaaaaagaaatttaatAAAGGAGAGAGACATTCAAAATTAAACTCACAGATTGCATGAGTGACCACGCTAATTAATACCACTACTATAACTCTTGGTGAAAGGGagattacttctcttttttaaaaagaaaaaaaagaaaagaaaaagagattacTTATAAGGGAGATTCTTCAAATTTGATGACAGTACACGAACCCGGAAAGCAGGACAAGGCACCCCGCCGTAAAATGAAGTACTGGATAGAAAGTTAAGAGGAATATTAGTAATAATGAAAAAAGAACCTTCAAAATCAAGAGCTCAACGAAAAGATTAATTAATGCATAAATATTGTTTTTTCAATCATCAGCTACTCGAAACTCATTTGGTCTAGTTAATTCGGATTcacatttaaataaaaaatattctttATGAAGAATTTTATTTACAAGACTCAAGCACGAGATATTTGATTAAGGGTAGATTTTGAAATTTATCCATATTGCCTCACTCATTAGTGGTGATAGCATAAATAGTGTTGGTCCTTCTGTTCTTGCGCCATATCTTCTTGATTTATCACACATACCTGATATATTTGATAGAACTTTTAAATTTACCATTTTAGAATGGTGAATCTATTCCAAATAGATGCACTTTTCAGGTAGCGGTTGCAAACATATTTATTACCGTTAACAATTCGAAATATATatgttttgtgaattttgttatAAATTACACGTATATTTAGTAAAAAGATCGCACACCATTTTCCTAAAAAATGGTGCGTGCGATGTTATTATATCAATATCTAACTTATATATACTgagaatataatatatatttttacaatattcGTGTATGTTAACTGGTTATAGCTAGGTAATTATCATATCTACGATATTCCCAAATTCGATTTATTTGATAATGTAAAAAAAAATGTAGTCATGCATAAAAGTTAAGGttaaacttttaatttatttatgcTACCCCACGTACGCACATCCTTACTATTTTGGGGGTGTTTGgggtgtttggggggggggggaggctgTAGAGATGGTTGCATTCACACTTTATCTCAAAAGAGAAGGGGACACGTTGCCATTGTGATAAACAGAGGACGGCCACCGAATCCCTTTGACCTCCCTTTGTTTTCTTGCTTTCTAATCCTCCCTATATATATACCCCCTCCCCTTATTCTTAATCTCCAGCAATATTTGTGTCTTAATTTCTTCTTCCCCACAACACTTAATATAATTAATTACtactctcttttctctctttattcTGTTTAATTTGCAGACAACAACTttaaaagaaaccaagtgaaaactaCTACATACTCACTATGGGAAGAGCTCCTTGTTGTGACAAAAATGGACTTAAGAAGGGTCCATGGACCCCTGAAGAAGATCAAAAGCTCATTGATTACATTCAAAAACATGGCTATGGAAATTGGAGAACTCTTCCAAAGAATGCTGGTATTTTTcttctcttatatatatatatcattctTAAACTTGTTTCATgcatcaactaattattattttaaagttttaatAATTGTTTTTGGTATTGTGTAGGACTTCAAAGGTGTGGAAAGAGTTGCAGGCTTCGTTGGACAAACTATCTAAGGCCAGATATTAAAAGGGGAAGGTtctcttttgaagaagaagagacAATCATTCAACTGCATAGTGTTTTAGGGAACAAGTAAGTTTCTTTATTTAATCAAATCATTGAAAAGATGTAGTATGTACTTTTTTGTCATAATTTAATTATTactataaaagtttctcattttCTCTATACATTTGGACTTATTTGAATTGATATATTCTACATATCCAAGTCTTTTGTCATGTTCCTAGAGTTTGATTCTAACTttgtgtctttttttttttttggccttAGGTGGTCTGCTATTGCTGCGCGTTTGCCCGGTAGAACTGATAATGAAATCAAGAACTATTGGAACACTCACATCAGAAAAAGGCTTTTGAGAATGGGAATTGATCCAGTAACTCATAGTCCACGCCTTGATCTTCTTGAtctttcttccattttaaaccctTCACTCTACCATTCATCTCATCAAATGAATCTTTCAAGATTGTTTGGTCATGTCCAATCATTGGTAAATCCTGAAGTTTTGAGATTAGCTACTTCTCTTTTATCCTCACAACGCCAAAACTCTAACTTTTTAATGCCAAATAATCTTCAAGAAAATCAAATATGCAATCCTCAAGTCCAAAACCAATTGCCACAAATGGTCCAAATTACTAGCCAAGTTCAAAACCCTATTCAAGATATTCCAACTTGCACCACTTTATGTACTACTTCATGTGTTCCATTTTCAAGTGAAGCTCAACTCATGCAGCCACCTACAAATATGGAACAATTCTCATCAAATCTTGAAAACTTTAGCTCACAAAATTGCCAAGTAAATGAGTGGCAAAGCAATGGGGTTCCTTCAAATTTGACTGATGATTATTTTGCTGTACAAAATTATGGGTACTATCATGAGGTGGATCAGTCCATCAGGGATCCTCCACCGTCCGATGCTTCAACATTTCAATCCAACGATAGCAACAACTTCAGCTTTCAATCTGTTTTGTCTAATTTATCGACGCCTTCATCAAGTCCCACGCCATTGAATTCAAACTCAACTTACTTCAACAACAGCAGCAGCACAACTGAAGATGAGAGAGATAGCTACTGCAGCAACGTGTTGAACTTTGATATCCCAAATATTTGGGATTCCACTAATGAATTTATGTAATTTTACTCTTTTAAGGAACCAGATAATACAGTTCGGaagaggttttttttttttttttttttttttttaaatattttacctcTGAGCTTTTGGACATGCTGTTGATTCctgtggaaaaaaaaaaagaattacctCTTTAATTAGGTGCTTAATTTCTattttcttaacctcattttatCATGATAGGAAAGAAtcattctttattttcttctcaaACTTAGTTAGAAGTTCCATATAAAATAATGTAGCTTAAATAATTTCGAGCCAATTCAGGATTTGAATATTATGAGTTCGACTTTAGATTTCTATCAAACTTATTCGATTTACTAgtttaaatttattatttgtacTTGCTTagtgatttttgatatatttatagaCTTGAGCCAAAGTATTTTATGCACTACGTCCGCCTCTACATAATTTGATTatctatattttttgtttttaattgaCGTATAGACAATAACTagaaacaagataaactaaagaTAAACTAAAGTAAGagcatttaaaagaaaaatattttcattgaTAGACATAGATGATGCTTGTCGCAGTTCTTGTATCAATGACTTTCCATACCCATCAATTCATCCGTCCATTAATATATCTTCAACATATATAAACTAAAGATTCTATAATTTATAACACTATATGCGTATTGTCATGAGACAAGAGTCCTCTAAAAAATATTAGAGAGATGATGTTATGATTCAACTTAAAATAGTTTAATTATTGGCATGGATAGACAGCTCATAACCCAAGTCACAATCATATCAAAGACTTTCCTCATTTACTCTTTATTTTGtaagaaattaataaattaataccctttctttaatattttcaaataaattaTGTCATCTCAGTAGAAAAGTGACTTTATTCATACCCCATGGTCGATAGTCTTCCAATAATGGAAATACAAAATCTAAcgatattttttttaatcttagaCGTCAATATGGTTTCATAGATCCCAACAGTCAACACACCGGCGACAACGTCGCCGACTATGGTGGCCGGAGATTAAAAAAGGTGACACGTGTTCTCTCTAGTTGTCTTTTCACGTACAAATAAAGTATCTATAATTGcatgggttgtgtattaaaaAGGGATAGCTTAAATAGAAGCTTTGACCATTGAGAGTTGTACGTGGCAAAGTACCAAAGGTTTCATTAAGTAGGACCACTTTCCtccaaaaaaacaagaaagagaaaaaatttaaaattaaatatggaAAAAGAAACCTCCAAATAATTGCTAGCTTTATTGAAAATCTTGGCATGGCTCTTGTgctatttttttgtctttttagtCCTTGCCGTGAAATTAATGAGGCTGTGGGTCACGTCAGCAGCTAGTACACGTGGACTCAATGGTACAAAAGGGTCCCACAGAAAGGTTGCGTGGGTAACTGGTTGACCCGGTGATAGAAATAGACTCTCTCATAATATCCGGATTTATTAATTGGGATACAAGTGAAATTTTGCCGACCTTTTTATCTCTAATAATTGTCCTCTGGTAAAGTAATTATCATTATAACAATTTATAAGTCTGTTTAAGAGCTATTAAGTCAACGATTATGTTACAAATCAAGGCTAACAGTGTCTTTTGCAGGTATTATAAGACAAGTTTAAAACAATCTACCAAAACATTAATTAAAAAGAAGCAGGTTATATATAACTGATGTAACACAGCGTAGTAACTAGTACTAGTATCAAGTTTAAGCAAATTTGTAAAAAATTCCAGTTCCTTCTTAGAAATTAAACATTACAACCTTTGCCTATCGGATTTAAGTTTTTTCCACTATAATGAAAAATTTTACACGCTCAGTAGAGAGAATGGCTCATGATTAAATAGAGAGATAGATTAGACTAGCTCAAAATAGTCCTAGAGCAATATAGCAGCTTGATGTTTGATTTGAGAACAAAGAGAAGCAGAAGAGCAGCTTCATGAGTTGAGTCTAAAGATATGAGTCCGTATCAATAGGACACGAGGAGAGAAAGTGGTCGATCGGACAATAGGACTCACCAAATTTTGGTTATGATATCATATGAAAGAATATTACTCTGTCCATTAcaatttagatgacacatttCGCTTATTGAGAGTCAAATTATATGAAGTTTGatcaatattttaaatttttttatcatATTGATAAAAGAAAAATTGTAACTTATAGATCTCGTATAGtttttgattatataaattttaatttaaaatattgagTTGAACTAATTAATCCAATTTAGCCTCAAAGTTTAGTCAAATTGACTCTCGATAAgtctaaattaaaacggaggaagTAACATCCAACTCAAAATATTAACGTTTATGAACTCCAAAGAAAATTCTTAACGAGGGACCGTTTAATCTCTAATGGTTGCAGAGCAAAAAAGCCCTGAAAATCAGCCCTCATCATTAGATGATAGTTTGAAACCATAAAAATGTAGGGACTATGTGCGTCTGTATCACTTTTTACTATATGATGATGTGCTATTTTTACAAGATGGACAGCTGCTTAAAACTAATACTCACTTCTTTTTATCCCATACGTCTCTCACAAAATATTTCTGCTTTGACTTTGTTAGTGAATGTATGAAATCCTCACTTTTGGAAAGGAAGTTATTCTGCGCCATTCATTACACATAAAGGCTGGCTTCGTCCTTTACGTTTTTCGAATCTTAGCTAGGGAAAAAGCTTTTCCTTGGTTGTATATATGTGTGGACAGATAATAATGGCTATACCTGTAGTACCTAAGTACAGCAACATAAACGTAAATGTTTAGTTGTTTTGTCATTAATATACTCAGTGCCCATCTAACCTTCCATATGGTAAggattttatcatttaaaaataaataaaaggataaTTTCTCAAGATTGATGTTAGCTTTGATTAATTATCACATTGCATCCATAGTGCTATTTCAGTAATTTGCATATCAGATATAATGACAAAAGGCTGTACTTTACTACTATTACTTATAAAATTAAACCTGGAAAATTGGCATTACCAACTCATAGAAGACTAAAAAATGGACAAGATGTGGTGACAGTAATCCAGAATTAAGCCCCATATTTAGTTTCTGTTGCATAGACGAAAAGTCACTTCCGACAACACAACAATTCAGAAGTCGACAAAAACAATGATGGCTAATGAAGATGCAACTCATAAGTCATTATTGGACTCCAATCAATTATTGCTTTTGAATAGACGTAGACATGACTCTTGACATATTAGTATATCCAATGCCATCTTATAAATTTTCTACTTCTCTTTTAAATTGTAGTGCACCATTTTTCTTACTTACCTAATCCAACATTTTTGTGCTTGAAATTTTTTGAAGCACCTCTCAATTATTATATTTTAGTTACATGAAAGATATTAGAAATATTTTCAATTATCACTTCTATTTTGAAGAAGCAAATTCACATACCACCACTTCCATTTTGACTAGCTATTCACCCATTCTCAAGACAAGAATGCAtaacaaaataatatatttaaacatatgggattttcatttttttagctGACTGGTCAAATCCAAATGGAAGGTCAAAGAAATTAAATCTTAAACAGCAGAAGTCTATAAGTTATCAAATATGCATGGAATTGGAATGTGTACACACTATATATACCTTCATAGTCAACTATGTACATATAGTAGAAGGAATAGAGCATCTACAAACCTCACACGACAACTAATCAGCCATTCGCCACATAAGATGTCTATATTTACCTTCTACTCGTACGATCCGAATATTAATGATACGTTGTTGTCTTAAGCCAACAACGATTTTCTCCATGTAAGCACTACGTCAAGCATACGTATATCTCAACAATATTATATTGAGTTCCTGAAATTAGTAGCATTAGAAATACAAACCTCCATCCATATTATTCCATATCACCTCAATAGTTAGCTCTAGTTAGAATTAAGCGACTAATTGTATGACACATGATGTTTGTATTTAATTTAGTTTTTGTGATTAAACCATGTACTCGAATTATACACGTATAACCTCCTACTTATTATGTTAAGAAAAAACATTCAAATTTGTAAAGTTCTACAGAGTAAAAATATCAATACACGAAAAGATTGACAATGTAACTTCAATGACGTAAAAGAACTCATACTAAAGACTTGTTGGCctaggttatatatatatatatatatatatatatatatatatatatatatatataaagaaatgaAACAGTTTTTCAGTTCAAATTtataatcttaaaaataaaaaaattacttgCTATAAAAATAAAGATGACCTGATCAATAATATAAAAATGTTATAAAacaaagactgtaaagtaaagacaagtatatagagaaactgatatattattcgaactcaaactaatgtacataatgaactgaaatctcttctatttatagaagaaaggaagctgctctgtaagctgctactacaagctgctgtgtaagctgctactacaagctgcagtgtaagctactataagctgctgtgtaagctgctgctgtaccagatatggataatcttctactgagagcaatatttatccataacggagtactgaatggataagcttattatatccggtatggataatcttctaccgggggtaatgtttatccataaccgggtactgaaaagataagcttattatacccggtatggataaacttctactgggggtaatgtttatccataaccgggtaccgaagtgataagcttcttcaggaagcttatttccaatatagtactaaatttatccataaccgggtaccgaagtgataagcttcttcaggaagcttatttccaatatagtactaaatagataaatatatttacggtggagtcccatatggataagcttcttcaagaagcttatttacaacggagtactaaataaacatccataatataatatatttataacactctcccttggatgctcattaaaagataatgtgtctcattaaaacctcactaggaaaaatcacgtgggaaaaaattctagtgaaggaaaaagagtacacatatttagtaatacacattgttaggtgcctcattaaaaaccttataaggaaaaccccatgggaaaaaaccttagtaagggaaaaagagtgcatcgcgtattttactcccctgataaaaaccttgtttcaaatatttgagtctccgcattccaatcttgtataccatcttctcaaaagttgaagttggcaaagatttagtgaataaatctgctggattatcacttgaacggatttgttgcacatca
Proteins encoded in this region:
- the LOC107788569 gene encoding transcription factor MYB102, with amino-acid sequence MGRAPCCDKNGLKKGPWTPEEDQKLIDYIQKHGYGNWRTLPKNAGLQRCGKSCRLRWTNYLRPDIKRGRFSFEEEETIIQLHSVLGNKWSAIAARLPGRTDNEIKNYWNTHIRKRLLRMGIDPVTHSPRLDLLDLSSILNPSLYHSSHQMNLSRLFGHVQSLVNPEVLRLATSLLSSQRQNSNFLMPNNLQENQICNPQVQNQLPQMVQITSQVQNPIQDIPTCTTLCTTSCVPFSSEAQLMQPPTNMEQFSSNLENFSSQNCQVNEWQSNGVPSNLTDDYFAVQNYGYYHEVDQSIRDPPPSDASTFQSNDSNNFSFQSVLSNLSTPSSSPTPLNSNSTYFNNSSSTTEDERDSYCSNVLNFDIPNIWDSTNEFM